The genome window ACTGCAATgcccttttatttttgaaaggGCTTTATCTTCTTTCTTGTATAGCATCTTATATAAATCACCCAAGTTTTAATTGTACTTACTGGTTCTCTGTCATCTGCTGCTCAGGTGGAATTTGAGCCACTTTTTCCTCCTTAGGTGcaccctttttcttcttgctcttTTTATCCTTTTTATCCTTCCAACTCTCTACTCTATTCTTCCAAATTGGATTCCCATATTCATCATTTAATTCTTCAAAGATAACAAAATAAGATAATTATCAAAAAAATGAGACAAGGGGACTAAAtcatgcaagaaaaagaaatatgactCACCACTATCCACAGCAGACACATTGCTGACGTGCCTAGCATGAATTCCGATATCCTgcttaaacaaatataaaaattagcAAGCTGTAAGAAACCTAATATTCTTAAACACACTgagtataaacaaaatattatctCATTCTACTTAAAGTACCTACAAATTATAGAATTGCAGAAACTTTTGTTTCATACCTGAGAATTATCCAGGTGAGCTGCCATTGCAGATCGAGTGCCAGAAACCTTTGTTTCATCATCTGCCAGTGAGTTCTCTgaagaattttaaaaaccatTATATAGCTTAGAAATCATGAAAGCTACCAATTTTAGAATGTAACAAGCtgtaaaaaatatacatatcaATCAAGACCAAATGAACCCATTTTTGGATCTCCTTCCAAAAACTTTTTTAACTGCGTAAAAGTTAAAAAGACATAATTTCAGAACTTCTTCAACTTTATGCATAGTTTGGTTTTATACTCTCCTTGCATCAtttccaaaatccaaatagCACATAGGGGAACCAAACCTCGCATACCTTGCACAAGATTAACTTTCCCAAATCAGcataagagaaagaaaaggtttgattttgattcccCATCAAGTGCATGTGAACTTAATCACTATCCTAAAAAGTTGTTATGATGTCATCAACCAAACTATTTCTATAACTTACAGGTATATAATTTCCAATTATACATATGATTGTCGCAGGGTGTCGCCAATATGCACTAATGGTGGTAAACTAAGTTGTGAGCCTCAAAAAGTGAAAGCATCAATATGGAAAAAACCAAGTAAAACACATATAATAAAGCATCTGAAAATATAGACATAGATCAGAGAAATTCAAGTAAAAGAGATACCATCATCATAGGGAGTGCTGCACCGCAAGCAAGCTTTACGCCCCTCCTTGATATCCAAATCAAAACAAGTCTTGCAAACAGGGAAATTACATTCATGGCAAGCCACAAAAACCTCCTCATTGGCATCAAGCCCCACTTGTTCACCACAGGTGTTGCATAGAGGAATCCCAGACTGCATCATTTTGACAATATTGGTGTTTCCTTAATTTCCTTGGAAACCCAATACCTTAAGCCTGAAAGGGGTCTCACTCTACTTCCCAATCTAGGTCTTGTTGCTGGTTTTATACGAATTACCCAAACCCCATTTTTGAAATGGTGAGAAGGAGGTGGAGTATGGTGGTTGGAAGGGTGTGGAAGTTGGGGTGTTGGTGTCATTGTAtctgcagagagagagagatgggaagctacctctttctttcttttgtttttcctaaaagaaaaagatttgaaatttttgcgGGAAGTCTAAGGAAGGTTTCGGTTGGGCAAGGTACATCCTTAACTAACCAACGTCTGTTATCTTTCCCACCAAAAACCCAAGAAGAAGAGTGAGCtgtctcccttttttttatatgtagTCTCCAAATAAAGGCCCTACAAGCTTGCCTTATAAAATGGGCCTCAACGTTTGAATTGGCCATTATGATTAAGAAAGATGGTCATAAATCACAGGTGTAACATGGTGAATTTCTCACACATTTATGAGAGAATCGgcaactttctttctttctagtttCTACTTTGGAATatataagaagaaagaaaaaagaaagattctATAAATCGGATAGAAAAATGTAACTTCCAATTTTGTGGAAATTGCACTATTAACTCATTACATAAATGGCTTTGAACCTGCAGAATCAATGAGTAAAAGGTTCTTAAGTTAATATAGAATCCATAATTACAGCTTTAAATTCTTAAGAAAAATTGCCTTTTCAATTATATTTGGATAAACATTTTCTTCATGAACACCACTATCAATATGGAGTTCACAATTTTGTGTTTAAGACATACCAACAAAgactccaaaaacaaaacaaataacagGCGATCCCAGCAGTGACATGATACAGAGTTACAGACTAGCATCTGATTCCCCAAGTTACACAAGTAGAAACATCTACAGATCATGGGATACAGGGGTGAACGAACCCTTAAAAGTGCATCATGCTGATTATGGCGATCAAGGATTGCATCGGTCAAGGCACAAAATGCAAAGAGTAGACAAGTTTTCCTGGGGCCGGAATGAGTTTGCCACACGAGACTATAAGCTTCTATATTCAATGATACCGCAGCTTTAATCTAGGCAACAGAATAGACCTTTACCACCTTAGTTGTATCACAAACAACTAGGTTTTCCATATCAGCCGGAGTAGTACAGAGCCAATTGACCTGCAAAGGCATCAACTCCATGATCAGAAGCTTCACATAAAATGACATGGAAACAAGCAAGAAACTGAAGTTCAAGAAGTGGTGGTGAAGATGCAACGATAACTCACTTTTTTGCTGAGGTTGATATTCAAATGTAGAAGATCACTGCTGCTGATAGTCTGTCCTGCATCAAGACATTTGGTCCAATCCCAGACCTTTACCAACTTATCATTTCCACCTGAAATTATAAATCTTCCTCTATCCCCAAACAACGAAAATGCCCTGAAAAATACATACTAGTCAATAAGTGAATTAAGTTTCCTTGCACTGCATTTAAGTCTATCAGACTATTACTCACACACAAGAGACTGCAGCAGTATGACCGCCTGATGAGTAATCCAAATGCAACCTTTTCCATCCATTTTGATCTGggatttccttttcttttgatctTGATTGAGATCCTTTCTGAGGTTTTCTAGAACCTTTTGACCTCATGGTAGCAAGTTCAGCTTCTATATTAATCACATCAACTGCACCATCACCCCTAGCCACAACACAAACCTTGTCTGATTTGTCTAACATATCAATTTCTGGAACTTCTATTGCGTGAACAAAAGCAGGATTGAAACACTGTTCCTTGCCATCACCATTATTTGCATCAGACAAGCCTGCAGTGAAGAATAGCAAGCAAGATTTGTACAAAAAGATCAATCCAACCACTGAACCACATTGATTTTCATCCGTTCTTATAcaagataaaatcatcaaaTGATCATCTTTTTAGGAGCAAAGTGCATCAACATGTCGAGAGGATTGAAAGGCTTTGGTTCTAactttcatattaaattattgtGTTCACAGCCTGTCTAATCACCTGCAGCTGCAAAGATGCATGCATTTTTTTGCCCTagatattttaaacttttgagcatatatgcatgcatgcacgTGCATGCGTGGCTCCATACACCTTGAACCTTCGATTACTCACGGTCAACGTTTCTCCTAGCCTACCACAAGCTTATCAGTTCCTGCTCTATCTCCAACTTCGTAGCCCACACACTTCACACCTGGTTATGTGGCCTAAACATATTCAGAATGCTAGACAGAGATCTACTCTTATGTATCTTATAGACCAGaatatcaatataaaaaattctacAAAGGTTCTCCAGTACTTGAAAGAGTATGAAATAAAACATATTTTGCCCCAAGCAATGCAAAGTGGCAAACTCTGTAGGTAAGGAATTCATGTTCCAATGAATTGCTGAAGTGGAAACTATTCCAACTTTGATTAAATGTCATGAGAGCTATGAAAAGCAACCAATATGCAGAGAAagttataaattacaaaagataGATGCTTtaccaaaattcataattttattaggGCGCCCCTTGGAAAAATCCCACATCACAAGCTTTGAATCAAGACCTCCAGTGATAACTGCCCAAGATACCCCAAGACAGAAGTTGGCAGTCAATTATCTGTGAGTAGAAAGAGATGAACGTTTTACTGGATTCTTCAAGAAACTCACACTGATATGACATCTATGCTCTATGTACCTTGTTCAAGTATATCCTTAAAGATACCCAACAGTGGACTCACAATACAGCTAAGATTTGTATATGTTAGCACATAATCAAAACATGATAAGAGACACTCAAAGCTTTGTTGAAATTACCATGATAGATGAAAAATGCTTAACATGAAGGGAATGGCCTTCGTTTTAGAATGTGCCAACTAATATTCAATGATTTCAACATGCTGAATTGATATATTTCAGGCATATTTTAAACCAGTAACCATCAGCACAATTGatggtagagagagagagagagggcaaGGAAAATCTTATAGATATACCTTCCCACGGTCTCCAAGGAAGAAATTGCACGCTGCTACAAATCTGTGTGTAGTATGTAGTTAAGGTGACGGAAATACAAGGGAAAGATAGCAAAGAATTCAAGGGAACGGATCATGCTTGGAAGGAAGCAATTggaatttaacaaaataaagaaggaaaataaaaagatatgcaGCAGAATATCTTGTTGATAGCCAACCATGAGTCACATAatttgaagaagaacaaaaagggAAGTGCTTaaatgattataaaaaaaaatattaaaaaaaaggatacACTTGTATGGCCAGCTCTTAATGTTTTGTAAATGCGTTTCTGACAAATGTCAATAATCTGCCACAGTGATTACAGTCAGCAGCTGAAATTACAAACTACATACATTATGAGATAGATAACAGATTATATATGAACTGCAAAAACTGCAAGATGGGTAATGAGAAGTGACCTTAATTTCACCGCCATCATCCGTAGCAGCAAGAAAAGAAGACTTAGAGTTGCATGCAATCTATATAGACAAACATACATGCAGATAAGCTCCAGAAAATGGGTAGCTAAGTTTAAGTTAATTAAGTAATCAAAACCAAGTCTACCTGAATACTGATACCTGATTTATCTCCTCTTTATTATAATCATAACTTTCCAATGGCTTCCATGAGCAAGAACTCCCcttcaaaatggaaaaaaaaaaaaaaaactttataagCATTGAACAAGTAAAGATATCAAAAACACTCAAacagagagaggagagagagtcgATGATTACCAGACGCACATCAAAGCTCTTGACTTGCTTCTCAGATGAAACAAATatcatattttcatttcctgaGCCAACCCACAAAATTCAATTTGCAAACTTTTCATTCTAAACATATATGTGAAACATAATCATATATATCATTACCTGGCCTGAAACATAATGATGAAACGGGTTCCTCTCCAACCTCCATAATATCTATCACATCTTTGCATCGCATATCAAACCAGCAAACGCAGCCATCCTGAATACACAACACGAGCACCAAGCTCTATTTAATTTCAACACGAAAGTACCCAATTTGCCATAAAAtgtaaacacaccataattttgatttttttcaaatttcctCCATAACCATACCTCCCCGGCAGTGGCGACGAGGCCAGGGGTAGCAACAGAGGCGATGCAACACGTGGCAGTGGCCTTGTGGCCCCTCAGCCGCCTTGGTTTTAGGTCCGCCATCTCCGCCTTCACCTTTCCTCACTCTCTTCGTTTTGGTCTTTCGTCATCAGACATGTTGTACGCAGAGAAGTTGGATTGGTGGGTGGCGGCGCTTCTCTTTGGGTCGGGTTTGGTTTACCGCCAAATCAAGCCCAGTCCAATATATACTTGGGCCCAGCCCAGAGGTAATATCAGAGCAACCTCAAGTTTTCTCAAACTGATAGAAGCAAAAATTTAACTTTGATTGACAAGTTGCAGATGGTTGATGGATTATGTTCTGCCTTTATTCACTTCTGCCAAAAGTTTAAAGCAGAAAGTTGCAATTTTTTAATAGGCCGACATGGGCTGCACTGCAGTAGAATAGTCAGCCTAGCTGTAGGTATAGATAGTCAATGGGTCTATTATATGCATGTGAACCCCTCTGGtttattgaccaaaaaaaaaaaagaaaaaaaaaaagagcccCTCTGGTTTTTTCTGAACAGTTACTTGCATAAATTGACATGACACAGAACTTTCCCTGCGAATTcttatttttgattttttttggtactgAAGTTTCCCAGcaatgggttttttttctgCTAAATAAGCCCAGCTTTGGTTTGTCATCCAACATTTTGCAAGGTGCACATAGCGGAGACTATACAGAACTTGTGTCCAAGAGGGGGAAGCTGACCCTGAAAGTTCCTAACTTGCCTTCACATTTCAACTTCATGTAGAGTCATCTGACACACATTAAATTGACATAATTGAAGAATGAAAtccaaaaaacagagaagaagaggaaacaGCAAAATGCTTTATTCAGttggaattaaattaaaataccaTTAAACAGAATCAGATATCAGATCATTACATTGTCAAGGGCATGCCCAGATCAAACAACAGAATTAGTCgcatatgagagagagagagagagagagagagagagagagaagcaaagGTGAGATTAGTGTTCTTCAAGTCTATAATTAGACAATCCTAGAAGCTGGTTAATTTCATCTGACAGTGCATGCAACAGCATAAGCCCATGACTTGAGATGCTCTTTCATGGCCATATTATCACTGATT of Prunus dulcis chromosome 4, ALMONDv2, whole genome shotgun sequence contains these proteins:
- the LOC117626100 gene encoding WD repeat-containing protein 53; amino-acid sequence: MADLKPRRLRGHKATATCCIASVATPGLVATAGEDGCVCWFDMRCKDVIDIMEVGEEPVSSLCFRPGNENMIFVSSEKQVKSFDVRLGSSCSWKPLESYDYNKEEINQIACNSKSSFLAATDDGGEIKIIDICQKRIYKTLRAGHTSICSSVQFLPWRPWEVITGGLDSKLVMWDFSKGRPNKIMNFGLSDANNGDGKEQCFNPAFVHAIEVPEIDMLDKSDKVCVVARGDGAVDVINIEAELATMRSKGSRKPQKGSQSRSKEKEIPDQNGWKRLHLDYSSGGHTAAVSCVAFSLFGDRGRFIISGGNDKLVKVWDWTKCLDAGQTISSSDLLHLNINLSKKVNWLCTTPADMENLVVCDTTKVVKVYSVA